A region of the Acidobacteriota bacterium genome:
TCGAGTCTCGCCGACCCCGGCCTGGCCACCGCTGCGGTACAGGCCGGCGCCCAGGACTACCTCATCAAGTCCGAGATCGAGGGCCGGATCCTGGCGCGGGTCATTCGCTACGCGATCGAGCGGCGCGCGGCCGAAGCGCGGCTGCGCGAGCGTGACGCTCACTACCGATCGATTGTCGAGTCCAGCCTCGACGCCATCATCAGCATGGATCGGGAGGGCCGCGTCGTTGAGTTCAACCCGGCGGCCGAGGCCATGTTCGAGACGCCCCGTGCGCAGGCGCTCGGCCGCGACCTGGCTGGCCTGATCATGCCGGAACACCAGCGCGAGCGGCACCGCCTGGGGCTGGCCCGCCACCTCTCGACCGGCGAGCACACGTTCCTCAATCGACGAGTCGAGTTGACCGGCATTCGCGGCAACGGCAGCGAGTTCCCGCTCGAGGTGAGCATCTCGAAGCTGTCGGTGTCGGCGCCGATCTTCACCGGCTTCATTCGCGACCTGTCCGAACGCCGACGCGCCGACGAAGCGCAGCAGCAGGCCTTGGCGCGGATTGCCGAACAGGCTTCGCTCCTCGACAAGGCGCAGGACGCGATCCTGGTCCGCGATCTGCAGCACCGCGTGACCTATTACAACAAGAGCGCCGAGCGGATTTACGGCTGGACCGCCCAAGACGTCACCGGCTTTTCGGTGCGCGAGCGGTTCTTCCCCGATCCCGGGGTTTTCGATCGCGCCATGGGCGAACTGCTGCGCGACGGCGATTGGCAGGGCGAATTGAGCGTGACGAGGCAGGACGGCAGCAAGCTGATTGTCGAAAGCCGGTGGACCCTGATGCGGGATGCCGCTGACGCGCCGCGGGCGGTCCTGGTGATCGACACCGACATCACCGAGCGCAAGAACCTGGAACAGCGCTTCCTGCGGGCTCAGCGCATGGAAAGCATCGGCACGCTGGCCGGCGGTATTGCTCACGACCTGAACAACGTGCTCGCGCCCGTGCTGATGTCGATCGAATTGCTGAAGGAAGACTTGAGTGCGGAGGAGCGCAACCAGGTTCTCGCCACCATCGAGGCCAGCACCAACCGGGGCGCCGAAATGGTCCGGCAGGTTTTGGCGTTCGCGCGCGGCGTCGAGGGCGAACGCACCGCCGTCGACGTCACCCGGGTGCTCACCGACATCGAGACGTTCGTGCGCGACACGTTCATGAAAGCCATCAGCGTACAGACCGTGATCGCCGATGCGCTGCCCCCAGTCCTCGGCGATTTGACGCAGTTGCACCAGGTGATGGTCAACCTGTGCGTCAATGCGCGCGATGCCATGCCGACCGGCGGCACGCTGACGCTGCAGGCGTCGGTCGAACAGCTTGGCGCGCGCGACGTCGGTCCCTATCCCGGCGCGCGGCCCGGACCCTACGTCGTCGTCCGCGTGACCGACACCGGCGAGGGCATGTCACCCGAGGTGCTGGATCGGATCTTCGACCCGTTCTTCACGAGCAAGCCCGTCGGCAAGGGCACCGGGCTTGGGCTCTCGACCTCGCTGGCCATCGTCAAGAGCCACGGCGGCTTCATTCGCGTCGATAGCGAAGTCGCACGCGGCAGCGTCTTCACCGTGTACCTGCCCGTCCAGGCCGGCGGTGCCGCCACGGTCGCCGCGGTGCCCGCTCCCGCGCTGGCCCGCGGTCACGGCGAGTTGATCCTGGTGGTGGACGATGAAGCACCGTTGCTGCGGATGACCGGGCTGGTGCTCGAGTCATTCGGCTATCGCACACTGTTGGCGGCCAGCGGCGACGAGGCGATCGCGTTGTTTACGGCGCATCGTGACGAGATTCGCGTGGTGTTCACCGACATGACCATGCCGGGAAAGGACGGGGCGGCGGTGATCAGGGCGATTCGCGCGTTCGACACGCCGGTGCGCATTGTTGCAACCAGCGGGCTGGGCGCCGGCGAGGCCTCGAGCAGTGCCGGCGTGCGGCACTTCGTGCCGAAGCCCTACACCGCCGACACCCTGCTCAAAGTCATTACTGACGCCGTGCAAAGCTAGCGGCGCGCCGGGGGGCTAGAGCAGTGTTCTCTGGCCACGTTCGAGTTCCAATAACGCCCGCTTGGTGGGCAGGCCGCCGCCAAACCCCGTTAGCGAACCGTTCGCGCCAATCACGCGATGGCAGGGGACGATGATGGCGATGGGGTTGGCGCCGTTGGC
Encoded here:
- a CDS encoding PAS domain S-box protein: MGDLVRILLVEDSDAYANYIRDELALSTDAFTVSHADRVSAAVGFLRAGGIDVILLDLGLPDSDGLATMHLVVEAAGGVPIVVLSSLADPGLATAAVQAGAQDYLIKSEIEGRILARVIRYAIERRAAEARLRERDAHYRSIVESSLDAIISMDREGRVVEFNPAAEAMFETPRAQALGRDLAGLIMPEHQRERHRLGLARHLSTGEHTFLNRRVELTGIRGNGSEFPLEVSISKLSVSAPIFTGFIRDLSERRRADEAQQQALARIAEQASLLDKAQDAILVRDLQHRVTYYNKSAERIYGWTAQDVTGFSVRERFFPDPGVFDRAMGELLRDGDWQGELSVTRQDGSKLIVESRWTLMRDAADAPRAVLVIDTDITERKNLEQRFLRAQRMESIGTLAGGIAHDLNNVLAPVLMSIELLKEDLSAEERNQVLATIEASTNRGAEMVRQVLAFARGVEGERTAVDVTRVLTDIETFVRDTFMKAISVQTVIADALPPVLGDLTQLHQVMVNLCVNARDAMPTGGTLTLQASVEQLGARDVGPYPGARPGPYVVVRVTDTGEGMSPEVLDRIFDPFFTSKPVGKGTGLGLSTSLAIVKSHGGFIRVDSEVARGSVFTVYLPVQAGGAATVAAVPAPALARGHGELILVVDDEAPLLRMTGLVLESFGYRTLLAASGDEAIALFTAHRDEIRVVFTDMTMPGKDGAAVIRAIRAFDTPVRIVATSGLGAGEASSSAGVRHFVPKPYTADTLLKVITDAVQS